The following is a genomic window from Candidatus Omnitrophota bacterium.
ACTGGATTTTTAAATAAACATCTTCATCTAACGGGGCAGGGACAACGTGAAGGGTCATCCCTTGCCGATATTTCGCCTGATAATCATAAAACCTGTTTTTAGGTATCAACCAGATCAGGGGCAGGGCCTGGCCGTTTAAGATGCCCACCGCAACCTCTTTACCGGAGATGTATTCCTCAGCTATCACAATGTCACTATATTTACCTGCCTTATTCAGGCCTCGAACAAGCTCCTTTTTATTTCTAACTATCGACAATCCAATGCTTGAACCGTGAGAAGACGGTTTTATTACCAGAGGAAATTTCATTCCCGATAACCTCCGGTAACCAAGGGTTCCTTCCAACACCCTATAGCGGGGAACAGCTATGTCTTGCTCCTGGAAAATCTTTCTGGAAGCAGTTTTATCTATTGCTAACCGGCTGGCCCTGATACCTGAACCGGTATAAGGTATGGCCAGAGATTCCAGCAATGCCTGCATTCCCCCATCTTCCCCAAACCTTCCGTGCAACGCGATAAAAGCCAGCTCAATCCCTGCTTTTTTAATCTGGCTGGCGGCTGAGCGTTCTGAGTTGATATCAACAGCCGTGACCCTGCAGCCATCCTTTCTAAGCGCCCGGTAAACAGCCAGGCCTGATTGAAGGGATACCTCCCGCTCGCTGGACGAACCGCCCATTAATACACCTATTCTTTTCCTAAGCCTGGTTTTCATCAGATAATTTTTATTTCTAACTCCAGGTTAACCCCGTGGTCTCTTTTTACCGCAGATTTGATTAATTCAATAAGCCCGATTACATCCCTGGCCCGGGCCTTGTCTAAATTAACAATGAAATTGGCGTGCTTAAACGAAACCCGGGCATTTCCCAGTCTTTTGCCTTTCAGGCCGGAGAGCTCTATTAATCTTGCGCTGGCAGAAGAGACGGCAGTAGGATTTTTAAATACAGAGCCGGCGCTCGGCAGTTTTAACTCCTGGGAATTCCTTTTAGTAAAAGCGTATTTATTAATCTGCCTGCTTATCAAACCAGACGGTCTTTTATTAAGATTGAAATCTGCGCTTAAGATAATGTAATCATCAAGCCCTGAAAACCGGTAACCGAATTTGATTTCCCTTTTTCCTATTTTAAACACTTCGCCTTTTCCGTCGATCACCTCGACAGAGCTGATTAAATCACCAATGGCTCTGTCTTTTCTGCCGGCGTTCATCATTACTGCTCCGCCGACAGTGCCCGGGATATCAGCCATAAACTCCAGTCCGGCCAGCTCTTTGTCAACCATGACCCTGAGCAAACTGACAATCTCCAGCCCTGACCATGCTCTGAGGCGGCGCTGATCAACATCTATCCTTTTAAAATAATCCGATGACAGATTAACTACAATCCCTTTAATTCCTTCATCCCTGACCAAAATATTGCTGCCGGCGCCGATAATCATCAGCGGAATACCTTCTTTCCTGGCAAACTTGACTAACCCAACCAGGCTTTTTAAATCCCCGGGTTCAACCCAGGCCTCAGCCGGACCGCCTATCCTAAACGAAGTGTGCAGGTCCATTGCTTCGTCAAACAAAACCTTATTCTTGATTATCCCTTTAATTTTATCCTTTAAAGCCTTATTCATTTAACAATTCAGCAGTCAGACTGTGTCACAATGCAGGGGCCTGGTTCATCAAACCCTCTATGAATGGTTCGATAACTCGAACCCCTGCAATATGTTGTATATGATTATTCGAAAAATGAATTACGACACAGTCTGAGTTTAACAATTTAGCAATTTATTATTTATCGCTATATATCCGCGCCAGTTGATCAGCGACATATCCTATGTCTCCGGCACCCATAATCAACACCAGGTCATCCGGCCTGAGAATCTTTTGTACCATACTTAGCGCTTCCTCCTTACTGCCCGCCAAAGAAAGTTTTTTCCAACCGTTCTTTTTTAACTCATCATAAATGCATTTGCTGGTTATCCCGTTAATCGGTTCTTCGTCAGCTGGATAGACTTCAGCTAAAATAAGATGGTCGGCCGAATAAAACGCATGGCTAAACTGCTTGCTTAAGTGTTTGGTCCGGCTATAGCGATGCGGTTGAAAAACACAGATTATTCTTTTATCCTCAGCCTTGCAGGCTTTAAGCGTGGCCTCCACCTCAGTGGGGTGATGCGCGTAATCATCTATTACCGTAAGCCCGTTATTATTTAATTTTATCTGGAACCTCCTGTCTACGCCATGATAGCCAGCCAGCGCCCGGTTAATGCTATCAAGATCTATCCTTAGTTCCCGGCTCAATCCGACAGCAGCCAGGGCATTTAAAATATTATGGCCGGACGGCAGATTAAGCTCCAGCCTGGCCAAAAACTTCCGGTTATAGAGACAATCGAAACTGGATTTAAAACCGTTGATTTTAACATTATCGGCGCATAAATCAGCTGAGTCTGAAAACCCAAAGCTGACATTTCTTCCTTTAAATCCAGCAAGGCAGCTCTCTATATTTTTATCATCCTTATGCCAGAATAACACTCCTTGCGGGTTGGTGTTATCTATAAACCTCCGGTATGTCCTGATAATCTGATCCAGGTCTTTATAAAAATCCAGATGTTCCTTTTCGATATTGGTAACTATAGAATAGGCAGGGTGAAAAAACAAAAATGAGCCGTCGCTTTCATCTGCCTCGGCGACAAAACAATCTCCCTTGCCTAAAACAGCATTTCCTCCGAAACTCCCGGCCTTGCCGCCAACAACTATTGTGGGGTCTAATCCTGCCTCAAGCAGGATAGAGCCGATCAAAGAAGTGGTAGTAGTTTTGCCATGGCTGCCGGTAACAGCAATACCGGTCTTAGTGCTCATTAACTCTGAAAGAACTTCTGCCCTCTGAACAACCGGAATGCCTTTGCTGCGGGCCATAGCCAACTCCGGGTTGTCAGGCCTGATCGCTGAGGAATAAACCACCATCTCAGCCCCGGATATATTTTTTTGATGATGGCCGCAAAATAACCTTGCCCCTTTAGACTCGATCTGATCGGTTAAGCAGTTGAGCTTTAAATCCGACCCGCTGACTTGATAACCAAGGTCGAGCAGGATCCGGGCAAGCCCGCTCATTCCTATTCCCCCGATTCCGACAAAATGAATTCTTTTCCTGGTAAACAACACTTCAAAACCCCATTAAAATCTTTTTGACCGCAGATAGGCCGCGTATTATTTATTTACAAGCTTGATAACCTCATCAGCCAATGACTCATCGGCATAAGGCCGGCCGGCCTCTCTGCTGTTTTTAGCCATTCTATCCAGGTTTGACCTGTCTTTTATTAAATTTAAAAAAACATTTTTCAGGGATTCGGCTGAAATTCCGTTTTGTTCCATCAAAATAGCGCTGTTTCGATCAGCCAACAGCCGGGCATTGCTTAACTGGTGCCCGCCGTTATAAGGGTAAGGCACCAAAACTGATCCCAGGCCGCAGGACATAATCTCAGAAATAGTGCCGGCTCCGGCCCGGGCCAACACCAGGTCACTGGCAGAATAAGCAACCCCTATCTTATCATAAAATGGCAGGATTACCGAGCTAAATGTTATTTTCCGGTAACATTCTTTCGCCTTCCGATAGTCATTTTCTCCGGTGATATGGATAATCTGAAAATCAACTTTTTCCTGTTTATCCATTTGAGAAAATGCGCGCCAGGCTATCTCGTTCAGCCGGCTTGAGCCCTGGCTGCCGCCAATGACTAAAATTGTAAACTTACCGCTGTCCAAACCGAGCTCGCCTCTGCTCCTGAATTTATCCCGGCCTAACACACTGCCCCGCACAGGATTGCCGGTTAAAACAGCCTTAGCCCGGTTAAAAAATCTTTCGGATCCTGAAAAACTCAGCGCTACCTTATTCACAAAAACAGCCAGTATCCTGTTTGTCCGGCCGGGCACTACGTTCTGTTCATGAATAATAGTCGGTATACCCCTCAACCAGGAAATAAATAATACCGGCCCGCTGACCGCTCCTCCGAAACCAATCACAACATCCGGCCTTGTTTTGCTTAAGATTCTCCAGACCGGAACAATGGCCAGAGCCAGCTTAATTATAAACCGGGTATATTTTAGAGAGATTTTATAGGGCAAGGGGTCTATCGAAATAGTAAATAAAGGGTATTGCTGTTTGGAAAAAACTTTTTGGGTTAATCTGTCTTTCTGGCCTATAAAAAAGACCTCAGGGCCTTTTAACCTTTGCTGCAGCCGGCTGGCCAGGCTTAAACCCGGGAATATATGGCCCCCGGATTTGCCGACCGCGATTAGTACCTTCATAAAACTCCTGGGTTACAAGCTGCAAGTTACAGTTTGGAGCTTACAGCTTGCAGTTCATTTATATCTCGCTACACTGATCACCATCCCCACTCCGACCAGGCTAAAAATTAAAGACGAACCTCCGTAACTTATGAACGGAAGGGGCAGCCCTTTGGTAGGAATAACCCCATTAACCACAGCAATATGAATGATCGCCTGAAGGCCGATCATCAAGACAATGCCAAAACTGAGCAATGCCCCGAACAACTCTTTTGCCTTAAGCGCTATCTTCATTCCCTGCCAGATAAATAAAATAAAAAGCATTATAATTGAAGCAGTGCCGAGAAAGCCGAGTTCTTCTCCGACAATAGCCAGGATAAAATCAGTGTAAGACTGCGGGAGATAAAACAGCTTTTGCCTGCTCTGCCCCAGGCCAATCCCCCAAAACCCCCCGGATCCAAGGGCAAGATACGACTGGATAATCTGCCAGCCTGCCCCCTTGGGATCCTGCCAGGGATTAAGATAGATCAAAACCCTCTTCAGCCGGTAAGGAACATTAAAGACTAAAAAGTAAAAGACCGGCATCGCCAGGGCAATTATTGATAAAATTTGCTTTGATTTAATCCCGGCCGCAAAAAAAACGATCATCGCAACCAGGGTTATCAGAACTGCTGTTCCTAAATCCGGTTGTAATAAAATAAGGCCGGCCGTTGCGCCGGTAATTAAGAGCACCGGCAGAAATCCTCTGTAAAAGTTTTTGATTACTTTTTGTTTCCTGGATAAAAAATCGCTCAAATAGATTATCAGGCCGAGCTTGACAAACTCTGCCGGCTGAAAGGTAAATTTTCCCCACTCAATCCAGCGTCTTGCTCCGCCTGCTGTCCTGCCAATCCGCGGTAAAAAAACCGCCAGTAAAAGCAAAAAGGAAACCAGAATCAGGATCCGGCTGCAGTTCTTCAATAATCTGTAATCAGTCTTGATCCAGCAGGCCATGCCCAGCAATCCAAGCAAACAATAAAGAATTTCTCTTTTTAAATAGTAAAAACTGTCTCCCAGCCACCGAAAAGCATAAATAGCGCTGGCTGAATAGACCATAATAACCCCTATCCAGACCAGCACCAGGGTGGTTATTAAAAATGACCTTTCTGTTTTTTGCATTTTATTACCAGATCCTTAAAGACCCTTCCTCTTTCTTCAAAATCAGAAAACATATCAAAACTGGCACAGGCCGGAGAAAGCAGAACGATCTCTCCCCGCCCGGCAATGCTGCGGGCCAGGTCAAATGCCTGGTTGAATGTAGACGCCTCTTTAAGCGGCACCAGTCCGTTTAAGGCCTTTTTTAACTTACCACCGGCTTCTCCGATCAGAACCGCCTCTTTTACCTTATCTTTGATCCAGGGCCGCAGTTTTCCAAAATCGTTTTTTTTATCTCTGCCGCCGGCAATAAGTATGACCGGCCCGGCCGTCTTTTCCAACGCCCACTTCAGGGCACCTACATTAGTGGATTTTGAATCATTTATAAATTTTACCCCGTTGATCGTATCTACATATTCCATCCTGTGCTCAAAAGGCCTAAAACTTTTTACGCTCTCAATTATCCTATCCCGGCCTACTCCGCAAAGGCCGGCCGCCAGCATAGCTGCCCGTTGATTTAAGTCAAAACCTCCTTTTTTCTTGTCGAAATATAAAATCTTTGCCCGGGTTTTTATAAGCCCCTGCCGGCAATAGGGCTGATCACTGTTAAGCAGGCAGAAATCCCCCTTTTGCTGGTTGAGAAATATTCTGAATTTAGTCTCCTGGTAGTGGCTAAAATCCCGGTACCTGTCCAGATGATCATCGGTTATATTCAAAAGCACTGAGATGCGAGGCCGGAAATCCTTAGTCCACTCCAATTGAAAAGAACTCGTCTCTATCACTGCTATCGAACCAGCATCTTCAGAGCCCGCCTCGTTTGAAAAGGAATTGCCGATATTACCGCAAACCAGCGCTTTTTTGCCGGCATCCTTTAATATTTTACCAATTAAAGCCGTGACTGTCGTTTTGCCGTTTGTGCCGGTAATCGCTATTACCTCGCCTTTAAACAACCGGTAGGCCAGCTCTATTTCGCTGACTATCTGCGTGCCTGCGCTTTTCAGCCAGGAGATAACCTTTGCATCCTGCCTTACACCCGGGCTTAAAACTGCTATCTGGTGACCTTGAATAAACTCTTCTCGATGCCCGCCAAACTCCATCTTCACCCCAAGCCTGGCTAATGGCTCTAACTCTTCTCTTATTGATGTATCGTCCCGGCTGTCACTAAGATCTACCTCAGCGGCCCGGGAAAGTAAAAGCCTGGCCGCTGCTTTGCCGCTGCGGCCTGCCCCAATAACAATGACTTTTTTATTCCTTAAGTCCATTTATTAGATTCTACCTGAGTTTAAAGGTGGTTAAACTTAAAAGTAAAAGAATGACCGCCACAATCCAGAACCTGATAATTATCTTGGACTCCGGCCAACCTTTAAGTTGGAAATGATGGTGAATCGGGGCCATTGCAACTATTCTCCTGCCGCGGATCTTAAAAGAGGCAACCTGTAAAATAACCGACAAAGCCTCAACAACAAAAATTCCGCCTACTAACAGCAAAAGCAGTTCCTTTTTGATCAAAACTGCTACCACCCCGATAGCGCCGCCTAAAGCCAAAGAGCCTGTATCGCCCATAAATATACTTGCCGGATAAGAATTATACCACAAGAACCCCAAGCCGGCTCCCACTATGCTTGCACAAAATACAGTTAATTCCCCTGTCCCCGGAATATAGAGAATTCTTAAATAATCGCTGAACTTAATGTGGCCGGTAACATAGCTCATCACGCTATAAGCAACAGCAGCGATAATTATACAGCCGATGGCCAGACCGTCCAAGCCGTCAGTAAGATTGACGGCATTAGAACATCCAACTATCACCAGGACAACAAAAAAGATATAGAAATATCCCAGATTGACTGCGAGGTTTTTAAAAAACGGTATATCCAGCGTCTGGCCAAAACCCGGTTTATAAAACAGGTAGAGCCCGATCAAAACGCCGAGTATAATCTGGCCGATGATCTTGGTCAGAACTGTTAATTCCCGGGACCTGCGAAACCTAAGTTTTATATAATCGTCGATAAACCCGATCAGGCCCAGCCAGCAGGCCGAAATAACGGCCAAGAGGATATATTTATTAAAAACATCCGCCCAGAGCAGGGTGGAAAAAAGCACTGCGGCCAGAAGCAGGATTCCTCCCATGGTAGGAGTTCCTTCTTTAGCTGCGTGAAGCGCGTAAAGCGAATCTACATGCTTTCTTCTTACGACCTCTCTGACCTTAAGTTTGCTCAACCACCTGATCACCCTTGGGCCTAACAACAGACTTATTAAAAAAGCGGTCACCGCAGCACCCACGGACCGGAAGGTTATGTACTTAAAAACATTGAACCCAAAGAAAAAATCTCTTAGCGGATAGAGCCAATGATAAAGCATGAAAAAATACCCCTTTCGTCTTGCGTTATGCGTTGTGCGTCAAAAAAACCAAAACGGAATTTTAAAGAAAAGTAAGCTTTAAAAGCGTTAAAACGCATAACGCACAGCGCACAGCGCACTATGATCTATAAGAAGCTATAAAATTCTCTACAACCCTCTCCATCCTGGTGGCCCTTGAGCCCTTGACCAGGATAATATCACCCCCGGCAGCCTGCGTCTTTAAACAATCCATTGCATCCTCAATGGAACCGCAATCAAAAACTTCGTCTTTCTTCATGCCAGAACGACAGGCGGCCCGGGAGATCTGCCGGGCCAGATTACCGACAGTAATCAAGACATTAACTCCGGAGGAGGCCACCTTTTTACCTATTTGCTGATGCGCGCTTTCAGACCCTGAGCCTAATTCAAGCATATCGCCGCTGACCAGGATCTTTTTGCCTTTTACCGACAGGCCGGCCAGGGTATCGATAGCTGAACCCAGAGAAAGAGGATTAGAATTGTAAGAATCATCTATTAATCTGATATCACCAATCTTTTTTACCTCCATCCGGCCGGGGGGCAGATCAATATCGGCTAATCCCTTTTTTATTAAATTAAAATTAAGGCCTAATTGCCCGGCCAGGCTGATCGCTGCCAGGGCATTGTAAACATTATACCTCCCCAGCGCCTTTAATTTTAATTGCTTGCAGCCGTTTAAAACAAACCTCAATTTTCCCTCTGAGTAAGACACCTCGCTGGCCCTAAAATCACAATCCCGGTTCATTCCGAAAGTCGTTATTCTTGGCCTGAAAAGTTTAGCTCTTGACAATAATTTTTTATCATCGCCGTTTATCGCCGCCAAGGTGTTCTTATCCATTGCTTCAAGTAATTCGAGTTTTGCCCTGTAAACACCTTGGAGGTTTCCAAGGTATCCAAGGTGAGCCGGGCCGATATTAATAATTACCCCCAGGTCCGGCCGGCTGATCTCAGCCAGCCTTTTTATCTCTCCGATACCACTCGTCCCCATTTCCAAAACCGCTATTTGAACAGCAGAATTTAACTTAAACAACGTTAAGGGAAGGCCGACAAAATTATTGAATGACGCCTCGCTTTTTAAAACCTTGTATTTCTGTTTAAGAACAGAGGCTAATATGCCCGTGGTCGTTGTCTTGCCGGTAGTTCCGGTGACCGCAAGCACAGTGCCTTTAAACCTGTTCCGCCGGCTAGAGGCAATATCGCCCAGGCTGGTAAGCGTATCCTTTACCAGAAAGATAGATTTTTTATTATTAACCAGCCGGGGCCTGGAGAGAAGAAACCTTTTTGAAACAACAGCCCCTCCTGCTTTGGCCAGGGCCTGCGATACAAAATCATGGCCGTCAAATCTTTTCCCTTTGATTGCGACAAATAGCTCTTCGTTTTTGATCGAACGGGAATCTATCGAAATACCTTTAAAATTCGTCCCGGGATCCCCCTTAAGCAATTTTCCTTTTACAGCTCTTAAGACCTCTTGGCTGGTAAACATTCTGACAGAATCTCCTTTACTGCTTTGCTGTCATCAAAAGCTATTTTTTCATTTCCAATGACCTGATAAGATTCATGGCCCTTGCCGGCTATAACCACTATGTCATTTTCCCCGGCCCGGATAAGAGCCTGCTTGATGGCCTGATACCTCTCGGGAACAGACTGATAATTATTCTTCCGGCTGTCCATACCCGACTTGATCTGGTTAATGATTTCCAGGGGGTTTTCGCTGCGAGGATTATCAGAAGTTAAAATTACATAATCTGAAAATTGCTGGGCTACTTTGCCCATTAGAGGCCTCTTGGAAACGTCTCTCTGGCCCCCGCAGCCAAAAACAGTAATTATCTTTGCTTCCTTCAAGTTTCCTAAAGTGCAAAGCAAATTCTCCAGCGCGTTATCAGTGTGGGCGTAATCTATGAATACCTTGAAATTCTGGCCGGCTTCTATTTTCTCGAGCCTTCCTTTAACCCCGTTAAAATCACGCAAACCCGCAGCAATACCGGCTAAGTCCATTTTAACCGATAAACCGGCTCCAACAGCAGCCAGGGCGTTATAGACGTTAAACTTACCAATCAGCTTCATCTCTACTGTCAGTTTGCCGTTTGGTGTTTTAAGATCAAAGGTCGTGCCGTTTATTGAAATATTCTTTATCTGTCCTGTTATATCAGCCGGGTTATCTATCCCGTAGGTCAAAACAGAAGCCTTTGTCCTGTTGATCAACTTCCTTCCATAGGGATCGTCAATGTTTATAACTGCTTTACTCCGGGAAGAAAGGCTTTCGAAAAATCGGGCCTTGGCCTCAAAATAATTATCCATGGTTTGATGATAATCCAAATGATCCCGGGTAAGATTCGTAAATATCCCTGTATCAAAATCTATATAATCAATGCGGTGCTGACTGAGTGAATGCGAAGAAACCTCTATGACCGAATAATCAACATTATCGAACGCCATTTTGCCTAAGAGCGACTGCAGTTCAATGCTGCCGGGAGTAGTAAGGCCGGCAGGGATAACTTTATCCTTATAGCAATAATTAATCGTTCCGACCAACCCGCTGCTTAGCCCCTTTTTTAACAAAATATTATTGAGCAGGTAAGAGGTGGTAGTCTTGCCGTTGGTGCCGGTAATGCCGATTACCTTGACCCTGGAAGAAGGGTATTCGTAAAACCGGCTGGCCAGCTTTGCCAGCACCTTTTTTGTATCGGGAACCAGTATCTTAACGATCTCTTTTTCCAGCGCCAGATCCTGCTGCAGGATCACGGCCGAAGCGCCCTTTTTTACAGCCTGTTTGACAAATTTGTGTCCGTCCAATTTGCTCCCGGTTATGGCGACAAACAAATATCCCTTTCTGACAGCCCGGGAGTCGCTGGACAAACCCCTGATATCCACTTCAACCAGGCTGTTTTCCAACCGATAATCCAAACCGCTAAGTAAGGTTTTAAGTTTAACCTGTTTCATCGGGTCTTATTTCTAAATAACTCAATATTTTTTCCGCTACTTTTTTAAACACCGGTGCGCAAACCACTCCGCCAAAGTGGACCGGCCGGGGTTCATCTAAAATTACAACTACGCTGATTGCCGGCTCCCGTACAGGAGCAAAACCGATAAAGGAGGCGACAAACTTCCTGCGGAAATATCCCTTCCCATCCAGTCTGGCCTTTTGAGCTGTTCCTGTCTTGCCGGCTGCCGTATAGCCGTTCAGCCCGGCTAATCTTCCTGTCCCTTTTTCAACCACTCCTTTTAAGATACTCCTCATCTGCGCAGCTACTTTTTCGCTGAGCAGTCTGCGGATTACTTCGGGCTTAAATGATCTAACGACCTTAAAATCTTCGTCTCTTATCTCACCAACCACCCGGGGTTTGATCAGCAGACCGCCATTAGCAATACAAGAAACCGCACTGGCAAGCTGTAAAGCAGTAACCGCTATTTCCTGGCCTATTGGTATGGCGCTGAGAGTTGTCCCTGACCATTGGCTGGGATCTTTGGCAATGCCCACTATTTCTCCCGGCAAATCTATTCCTGTTTTTTCGCCAAAGCCAAAACGTTTTATGTAACGCTGCAGCCTTTCTCCGCCTAAGACTTCCCGGGCAACCTTCACTGTCCCAATATTACTCGATTTAACTATTACCTCTTTAAAGGTCAGCCAGCCATACGGGTGATAATCATGAAGGATGCGTTTTCCTATCTTATAGGCACCTTCCTCGCAATAAAATTTATCATCTAAATTTAATAACCCTTCTTCCAACGCTGCGCTGGCGGTAACGATTTTAAATGTGGACCCTGGCTCAAAACAATCGGTTATCGCTCTGTTGCGCCAGAACCGAGGTTTTGTATTGCTAAAAAAATTAGGGTTAAACGTCGGATAATTTGCTAAGGCCAGTATCTTACCGGTAGACGGCTCCATTATAATAATGGTACCCGAAACAGCTTTCCATTTATCAACCGCTTGTAACAGTTCTTCTTCGGCAATATACTGAATGATCTCATCTATGGTCAAGATCAGGTTGCGGCCGTTTATTGTCGGCATAAGTTCCTTTTCCATGGTGGTTATTTCTTTACCCCGGCCGTCTTGAAGCGTGTATCGCCAGCCGACCGCGCCTCTTAAGAAATTATCATAAGACAACTCTACTCCCTCCAGGCCGTATCCGTCCAGGCCGCAAAACCCCAATAGATGCGAAGCCAGTTTGCCTTTAGGATAAAAACGCTTGCTCTCAGCTAAAAGATACACCCCTTTTATCTGTGAATCATTAAGCCCGTTCAACTCTGGCTCTGAAATCATCCTTTTCAGCCAGACAAAAGACTTATTTTTATTTAATCTCTCTAAAACCAGGGAAGAATCAAGGTCTAAAATATCCGATACTCTATCGGCTGCCCTTGTTTTATCCTTTATCAAACGGGGATTTGCCCAGGCTGAATAGACCTTTAAGGAAATAGCCAGCTCTTTTAATGTCCGGTCATAAATAACCCCTCTCTGAGGAGAAATGTTGATTGTAATATCCTGCTGATTAAGGGCTA
Proteins encoded in this region:
- a CDS encoding UDP-N-acetylmuramoyl-L-alanyl-D-glutamate--2,6-diaminopimelate ligase; translated protein: MKQVKLKTLLSGLDYRLENSLVEVDIRGLSSDSRAVRKGYLFVAITGSKLDGHKFVKQAVKKGASAVILQQDLALEKEIVKILVPDTKKVLAKLASRFYEYPSSRVKVIGITGTNGKTTTSYLLNNILLKKGLSSGLVGTINYCYKDKVIPAGLTTPGSIELQSLLGKMAFDNVDYSVIEVSSHSLSQHRIDYIDFDTGIFTNLTRDHLDYHQTMDNYFEAKARFFESLSSRSKAVINIDDPYGRKLINRTKASVLTYGIDNPADITGQIKNISINGTTFDLKTPNGKLTVEMKLIGKFNVYNALAAVGAGLSVKMDLAGIAAGLRDFNGVKGRLEKIEAGQNFKVFIDYAHTDNALENLLCTLGNLKEAKIITVFGCGGQRDVSKRPLMGKVAQQFSDYVILTSDNPRSENPLEIINQIKSGMDSRKNNYQSVPERYQAIKQALIRAGENDIVVIAGKGHESYQVIGNEKIAFDDSKAVKEILSECLPAKRS
- a CDS encoding penicillin-binding transpeptidase domain-containing protein translates to MYSKSHKLRLSSFLLFSIFLLIVLLARLYYIQIVKFDSFSKIALNQQDITINISPQRGVIYDRTLKELAISLKVYSAWANPRLIKDKTRAADRVSDILDLDSSLVLERLNKNKSFVWLKRMISEPELNGLNDSQIKGVYLLAESKRFYPKGKLASHLLGFCGLDGYGLEGVELSYDNFLRGAVGWRYTLQDGRGKEITTMEKELMPTINGRNLILTIDEIIQYIAEEELLQAVDKWKAVSGTIIIMEPSTGKILALANYPTFNPNFFSNTKPRFWRNRAITDCFEPGSTFKIVTASAALEEGLLNLDDKFYCEEGAYKIGKRILHDYHPYGWLTFKEVIVKSSNIGTVKVAREVLGGERLQRYIKRFGFGEKTGIDLPGEIVGIAKDPSQWSGTTLSAIPIGQEIAVTALQLASAVSCIANGGLLIKPRVVGEIRDEDFKVVRSFKPEVIRRLLSEKVAAQMRSILKGVVEKGTGRLAGLNGYTAAGKTGTAQKARLDGKGYFRRKFVASFIGFAPVREPAISVVVILDEPRPVHFGGVVCAPVFKKVAEKILSYLEIRPDETG